Proteins from a genomic interval of Capsicum annuum cultivar UCD-10X-F1 chromosome 4, UCD10Xv1.1, whole genome shotgun sequence:
- the LOC107866788 gene encoding probable serine/threonine-protein kinase PIX13 isoform X2, producing MGNCWPKPVDALPPTVKYSNPPSVIKKHVSTPPASNTVVAEASGDGGGVTVSGKIITPNLKMFTLAELKSATRNFRPDTVLGEGGFGTVFKGWVDDKTFAPSRVGVGMPVAVKKSNPDSEQGLKEWQAEVKFLGKYSHPNLVKLIGYCWEEKTFFLVYEHMQKGSLESHLFRQGAEALSWDTRLKIAIGAARGLAFLHTDTSEKQVIYRDFKASNILLDSDYNAKLSDFGLAKMGPVNGDSHVTTRVVGTYGYAAPEYMATGHLYVRSDVYGFGVVLLEILSGRRVLDLNRPNGEHNLVDWAKPMLPDKKKLRKLMDPRLEGQYPSKAAFQIGEIILQCLEPDPKIRPSMNEILACLEQCNAIKVKPRDRNTSRDHRNYNHDGHRSPLHVKKTASGNVIGKQVHHATINRSY from the exons ATGGGAAATTGTTGGCCAAAGCCAGTAGATGCACTTCCTCCCACTGTCAAATACTCTAACCCTCCTTCAG TGATCAAGAAGCATGTTAGTACTCCACCGGCAAGTAACACAGTGGTGGCGGAGGCTAGCGGAGATGGTGGTGGTGTTACGGTGAGCGGGAAAATAATTACGCCGAATTTAAAAATGTTTACCCTAGCTGAATTGAAGAGTGCAACGAGGAATTTTAGACCAGATACAGTATTAGGTGAAGGAGGATTTGGTACAGTATTTAAAGGATGGGTTGATGATAAAACATTTGCACCTTCTAGAGTTGGTGTTGGTATGCCTGTTGCTGTTAAAAAATCTAATCCTGATAGTGAACAAGGCCTCAAGGAATGGCAG GCGGAAGTAAAGTTTTTGGGAAAATATAGTCATccaaatttagtaaaattaattggATATTGTTGGGAAGAAAAAACTTTCTTTCTTGTGTATGAACACATGCAAAAAGGAAGCTTAGAAAGTCATCTTTTCAGAC AAGGCGCGGAAGCATTGTCATGGGATACAAGACTGAAAATAGCAATAGGAGCAGCAAGAGGGCTTGCTTTTTTACACACAGACACCTCAGAGAAACAAGTTATTTATCGCGATTTCAAAGCTTCCAATATTTTACTGGACTCG GACTATAATGCAAAGCTTTCAGATTTTGGACTAGCTAAGATGGGTCCAGTAAATGGTGACTCACATGTGACCACTAGAGTTGTTGGTACTTATGGCTATGCTGCCCCTGAATACATGGCTACTG GTCATTTATACGTAAGGAGTGACGTATACGGGTTCGGGGTTGTATTACTCGAAATACTTTCGGGGCGGAGGGTACTGGATCTCAACAGGCCCAATGGGGAGCATAATTTAGTAGATTGGGCCAAGCCCATGTTACCAGACAAAAAGAAGCTAAGAAAATTAATGGACCCAAGACTAGAAGGGCAATACCCATCAAAGGCTGCATTTCAAATAGGTGAAATCATATTACAATGTCTTGAACCTGATCCAAAAATTAGACCTTCAATGAATGAAATTTTGGCATGTTTGGAACAATGTAACGCGATCAAGGTAAAACCGAGAGATAGAAATACCTCCCGGGATCATCGGAATTACAACCATGACGGACATCGATCGCCCCTCCACGTCAAGAAAACGGCTAGTGGCAATGTCATTGGAAAACAAGTCCATCATGCTACTATTAACCGCAGCTACTGA
- the LOC107866788 gene encoding probable serine/threonine-protein kinase PIX13 isoform X1: MGNCWPKPVDALPPTVKYSNPPSVIKKHVSTPPASNTVVAEASGDGGGVTVSGKIITPNLKMFTLAELKSATRNFRPDTVLGEGGFGTVFKGWVDDKTFAPSRVGVGMPVAVKKSNPDSEQGLKEWQAEVKFLGKYSHPNLVKLIGYCWEEKTFFLVYEHMQKGSLESHLFRQEGAEALSWDTRLKIAIGAARGLAFLHTDTSEKQVIYRDFKASNILLDSDYNAKLSDFGLAKMGPVNGDSHVTTRVVGTYGYAAPEYMATGHLYVRSDVYGFGVVLLEILSGRRVLDLNRPNGEHNLVDWAKPMLPDKKKLRKLMDPRLEGQYPSKAAFQIGEIILQCLEPDPKIRPSMNEILACLEQCNAIKVKPRDRNTSRDHRNYNHDGHRSPLHVKKTASGNVIGKQVHHATINRSY; the protein is encoded by the exons ATGGGAAATTGTTGGCCAAAGCCAGTAGATGCACTTCCTCCCACTGTCAAATACTCTAACCCTCCTTCAG TGATCAAGAAGCATGTTAGTACTCCACCGGCAAGTAACACAGTGGTGGCGGAGGCTAGCGGAGATGGTGGTGGTGTTACGGTGAGCGGGAAAATAATTACGCCGAATTTAAAAATGTTTACCCTAGCTGAATTGAAGAGTGCAACGAGGAATTTTAGACCAGATACAGTATTAGGTGAAGGAGGATTTGGTACAGTATTTAAAGGATGGGTTGATGATAAAACATTTGCACCTTCTAGAGTTGGTGTTGGTATGCCTGTTGCTGTTAAAAAATCTAATCCTGATAGTGAACAAGGCCTCAAGGAATGGCAG GCGGAAGTAAAGTTTTTGGGAAAATATAGTCATccaaatttagtaaaattaattggATATTGTTGGGAAGAAAAAACTTTCTTTCTTGTGTATGAACACATGCAAAAAGGAAGCTTAGAAAGTCATCTTTTCAGAC aagAAGGCGCGGAAGCATTGTCATGGGATACAAGACTGAAAATAGCAATAGGAGCAGCAAGAGGGCTTGCTTTTTTACACACAGACACCTCAGAGAAACAAGTTATTTATCGCGATTTCAAAGCTTCCAATATTTTACTGGACTCG GACTATAATGCAAAGCTTTCAGATTTTGGACTAGCTAAGATGGGTCCAGTAAATGGTGACTCACATGTGACCACTAGAGTTGTTGGTACTTATGGCTATGCTGCCCCTGAATACATGGCTACTG GTCATTTATACGTAAGGAGTGACGTATACGGGTTCGGGGTTGTATTACTCGAAATACTTTCGGGGCGGAGGGTACTGGATCTCAACAGGCCCAATGGGGAGCATAATTTAGTAGATTGGGCCAAGCCCATGTTACCAGACAAAAAGAAGCTAAGAAAATTAATGGACCCAAGACTAGAAGGGCAATACCCATCAAAGGCTGCATTTCAAATAGGTGAAATCATATTACAATGTCTTGAACCTGATCCAAAAATTAGACCTTCAATGAATGAAATTTTGGCATGTTTGGAACAATGTAACGCGATCAAGGTAAAACCGAGAGATAGAAATACCTCCCGGGATCATCGGAATTACAACCATGACGGACATCGATCGCCCCTCCACGTCAAGAAAACGGCTAGTGGCAATGTCATTGGAAAACAAGTCCATCATGCTACTATTAACCGCAGCTACTGA
- the LOC107866787 gene encoding probable serine/threonine-protein kinase PBL21 isoform X1 — MKKKMACFSCMSINRKDVRDFDEDVPSRSTKSSGKGRKGRLTGGKGGESNNQKGHVARSFTFKELALATQNFREANLIGEGGFGSVYKGRLETGLASFLLPKLVAIKRLNLDGLQGHQEFIVEVLMLSLLHHKNLVNLIGYCTDGDQRLLVYEFMPMGSLENHLFDVEPGKKPLSWSTRLKIAAGAAHGLEYLHCEANPPVIYRDLKSSNILLDNDFNPKLSDFGLAKLGPVGENTHVSTRVMGTYGYCAPEYAMSGKLTLKSDIYSLGVVLLELITGRKAYDSSRNAGEQNLVVWTRPFLKDRRKFVHMVDPLLNGQFSVRSLHHAVAITAMCIQEQASFRPIISDIVVALDYLVSQAESSESKGGGSQTGKQTHSEGESNASSCKQTLENRPAPC, encoded by the exons atgaagaagaaaatggcTTGCTTTTCTTGCATGAGTATTAATAGAAAAGATGTAAGAGATTTTGATGAAGATGTGCCTTCAAGATCCACCAAATCTTCAG GGAAAGGTAGAAAAGGACGATTGACAGGAGGGAAAGGCGGGGAAAGTAACAACCAGAAGGGTCATGTCGCACGCAGTTTCACTTTCAAAGAACTTGCCTTGGCAACCCAGAATTTCAGAGAAGCTAATCTTATTGGCGAAGGTGGTTTTGGAAGTGTGTACAAGGGCCGACTAGAAACAGGGCTGGCAAGTTTTCTACTTCCGAAA CTTGTTGCAATCAAACGACTTAATCTTGATGGCCTTCAAGGACACCAGGAGTTCATTGTGGAGGTCCTCATGTTGAGTTTACTACATCACAAAAATCTTGTCAACTTGATCGGATACTGCACTGATGGAGACCAAAGGCTCTTGGTTTATGAGTTCATGCCAATGGGTAGCCTGGAGAATCATCTTTTTG ATGTGGAACCAGGGAAGAAGCCACTGAGTTGGAGCACACGACTTAAAATTGCTGCTGGTGCAGCTCATGGACTTGAATATCTTCATTGCGAAGCAAATCCACCTGTCATTTACCGTGATTTGAAATCTTCAAACATATTGTTGGACAATGATTTCAACCCAAAACTGTCAGATTTTGGACTTGCAAAGTTGGGACCTGTTGGAGAAAACACTCATGTTTCGACGCGAGTGATGGGAACCTATGGATACTGTGCTCCCGAGTATGCCATGAGTGGAAAATTGACTCTGAAATCTGACATCTATAGTTTAGGTGTTGTGCTGTTGGAGCTAATAACTGGGCGAAAGGCTTATGACAGCTCTAGAAATGCTGGAGAACAGAACCTTGTTGTTTGG ACTCGTCCCTTCCTAAAGGACCGGAGGAAGTTTGTTCATATGGTTGATCCTTTGTTGAATGGTCAGTTCTCTGTGCGCTCTTTGCACCATGCAGTTGCAATTACTGCAATGTGTATCCAGGAGCAAGCCAGTTTTCGCCCCATCATCAGTGATATTGTCGTCGCACTCGACTATCTTGTCTCACAAGCAGAAAGCTCTGAATCGAAAGGAGGTGGTTCACAAACTGGGAAACAAACACACTCAGAAGGAGAATCAAACGCCAGTTCATGCAAACAAACTCTTGAAAATAGACCTGCTCCATGTTAG
- the LOC107866787 gene encoding probable serine/threonine-protein kinase PBL21 isoform X2, with protein sequence MKKKMACFSCMSINRKDVRDFDEDVPSRSTKSSGKGRKGRLTGGKGGESNNQKGHVARSFTFKELALATQNFREANLIGEGGFGSVYKGRLETGLLVAIKRLNLDGLQGHQEFIVEVLMLSLLHHKNLVNLIGYCTDGDQRLLVYEFMPMGSLENHLFDVEPGKKPLSWSTRLKIAAGAAHGLEYLHCEANPPVIYRDLKSSNILLDNDFNPKLSDFGLAKLGPVGENTHVSTRVMGTYGYCAPEYAMSGKLTLKSDIYSLGVVLLELITGRKAYDSSRNAGEQNLVVWTRPFLKDRRKFVHMVDPLLNGQFSVRSLHHAVAITAMCIQEQASFRPIISDIVVALDYLVSQAESSESKGGGSQTGKQTHSEGESNASSCKQTLENRPAPC encoded by the exons atgaagaagaaaatggcTTGCTTTTCTTGCATGAGTATTAATAGAAAAGATGTAAGAGATTTTGATGAAGATGTGCCTTCAAGATCCACCAAATCTTCAG GGAAAGGTAGAAAAGGACGATTGACAGGAGGGAAAGGCGGGGAAAGTAACAACCAGAAGGGTCATGTCGCACGCAGTTTCACTTTCAAAGAACTTGCCTTGGCAACCCAGAATTTCAGAGAAGCTAATCTTATTGGCGAAGGTGGTTTTGGAAGTGTGTACAAGGGCCGACTAGAAACAGGGCTG CTTGTTGCAATCAAACGACTTAATCTTGATGGCCTTCAAGGACACCAGGAGTTCATTGTGGAGGTCCTCATGTTGAGTTTACTACATCACAAAAATCTTGTCAACTTGATCGGATACTGCACTGATGGAGACCAAAGGCTCTTGGTTTATGAGTTCATGCCAATGGGTAGCCTGGAGAATCATCTTTTTG ATGTGGAACCAGGGAAGAAGCCACTGAGTTGGAGCACACGACTTAAAATTGCTGCTGGTGCAGCTCATGGACTTGAATATCTTCATTGCGAAGCAAATCCACCTGTCATTTACCGTGATTTGAAATCTTCAAACATATTGTTGGACAATGATTTCAACCCAAAACTGTCAGATTTTGGACTTGCAAAGTTGGGACCTGTTGGAGAAAACACTCATGTTTCGACGCGAGTGATGGGAACCTATGGATACTGTGCTCCCGAGTATGCCATGAGTGGAAAATTGACTCTGAAATCTGACATCTATAGTTTAGGTGTTGTGCTGTTGGAGCTAATAACTGGGCGAAAGGCTTATGACAGCTCTAGAAATGCTGGAGAACAGAACCTTGTTGTTTGG ACTCGTCCCTTCCTAAAGGACCGGAGGAAGTTTGTTCATATGGTTGATCCTTTGTTGAATGGTCAGTTCTCTGTGCGCTCTTTGCACCATGCAGTTGCAATTACTGCAATGTGTATCCAGGAGCAAGCCAGTTTTCGCCCCATCATCAGTGATATTGTCGTCGCACTCGACTATCTTGTCTCACAAGCAGAAAGCTCTGAATCGAAAGGAGGTGGTTCACAAACTGGGAAACAAACACACTCAGAAGGAGAATCAAACGCCAGTTCATGCAAACAAACTCTTGAAAATAGACCTGCTCCATGTTAG
- the LOC107866786 gene encoding bromodomain-containing protein 9, whose amino-acid sequence MGKVTTTIAKSKTTTKRETATATVSSSSSIAMEMKKRKKKKGRPSLADLSKRQNSNNSITNSNNNKNKKTSIVRRSSRRNPNFESNSPAPEFDEDEDDDEDEREEKKVKLVVRLPQHSGAVPEEEEEEGNSVNSDSDLEPEFVDNNEGAIEKRKISSVDRRSDDAVSDQEEKLMMVTDTQHESPLVSGPTTPLPDKKMLVFILDRLQKKDTYGVFSEPVDPNELPDYHEIIEHPMDFGTVRKKLDGGLYSNLEELEADVILICSNAMEYNATDTVYYRQARSIQDLAKRDFENLRHEGEDGAPQPKVVRRGRPPSKNLKKSVENSPIDRAVPEHSPGVTLASGGDKATGSNSYNLRKGPMLSTADASFGHRSRNGESYSEWVTDWNNEFPANILRADMKYGKKHFSIDENRRDTYQQFHPSASYSEPSLLWNADGDMKRLMAVGVHSEQHAYARSLARFAANLGPAVWKLASKKLENILPAGVKFGPGWVGEVGGPTESACPAEIQKSSLDSSTADPHSSRPVTPTPSGLSSAVMSKPSAEIFEAVKRLNSQNELSRQGPGDGVFSWVNPASTSQAPQKPFLQPRNGFNGMFGHESSPQAELSRFSASKGQSGLQEASRPNQVLGMLPGRDNKLSESWATLYSGNSLAQGKNPDFCTEQNVRPSGESRPASSVQQKSRMSVPPDLNVQVQPPGSPSASLQIGSSQQPDLALQL is encoded by the exons ATGGgtaaggtaacaacaacaatagcgAAATCAAAGACAACAACAAAAAGAGAAACAGCAACAGCAACAGTATCCTCCTCCTCCTCCATAGCCATGGaaatgaagaagagaaagaagaagaaagggaGACCTTCTTTAGCAGATCTCAGCAAAAGGCAAAACAGCAACAATAGTATTacaaatagcaacaacaacaagaacaagaaaactTCAATTGTTCGACGTTCTTCTCGCCGTAACCCTAATTTCGAGTCGAATTCACCGGCGCCGGAGTTTGATGAAGACgaggatgatgatgaagatgaaagGGAAGAGAAGAAAGTCAAGCTGGTGGTTCGTTTGCCTCAACATTCTGGTGCTGTGCcggaggaggaagaagaggagggtAATTCGGTAAATTCAGATTCTGATTTGGAACCTGAATTTGTCGATAATAACGAAGGGGCAATTGAGAAGAGGAAGATCAGCTCCGTTGATCGTAGATCTGACGACGCCGTTTCCGATCAG GAAGAAAAGCTTATGATGGTGACAGACACTCAACATG AATCCCCATTGGTGTCTGGACCCACAACACCTTTGCCAGACAAAAAAATGTTGGTGTTCATTCTCGACAGACTTCaaaa GAAGGACACTTATGGTGTATTCTCTGAGCCCGTTGATCCGAATGAG CTAcctgattatcatgagattattGAGCATCCGATGGATTTTGGAACCGTAAGGAAGAAACTTGATGGAGGGCTCTACTCAAACCTGGAAGAATTGGAG GCTGATGTTATCTTGATATGTTCAAATGCAATGGAGTATAACGCCACAGATACAGTTTACTATCGTCAG GCACGATCCATTCAAGATCTTGCGAAAAGAGATTTTGAAAACTTGAGGCATGAAGGAGAGGATGGTGCGCCACAACCTAAGGTAGTTCGTAGAGGCCGTCCTCCAAGCAAAAACCTCAAAAAGTCCGTTGAAAATTCACCAATTGATCGTGCTGTCCCTGAGCATTCTCCAGGTGTTACTCTTGCTAGTGGGGGTGACAAAGCTACTGGATCTAATTCTTATAATCTAAGAAAGGGGCCTATGCTTTCTACGGCTGATGCATCTTTTGGCCATCGCTCGCGTAATGGTGAAAGTTATTCTGAATGGGTAACTGATTGGAATAATGAGTTTCCAG CTAATATCTTGAGGGCTGACATGAAGTATGGTAAGAAACATTTTTCGATTGATGAGAACAGGCGGGACACGTACCAACAATTCCATCCTTCAGCTTCTTATAGTGAGCCATCTCTCCTGTGGAATGCTGATGGAGATATGAAGCGGTTAATGGCT GTAGGTGTTCACTCGGAGCAGCATGCTTATGCGCGAAGCCTTGCCAGATTTGCTGCAAATCTTGGGCCTGCTGTTTGGAAACTGGCTTCTAAGAAGTTAGAAAATATTTTGCCTGCTGGAGTAAAGTTTGGTCCTGGATGGGTGGGAGAAGTTGGAGGGCCAACAGAGTCGGCTTGTCCAGCCGAGATCCAGAAGTCGTCATTAGATAGCTCGACTGCTGATCCCCATTCTAGCAGACCTGTAACACCAACACCTTCTGGATTAAGTTCTGCTGTTATGTCCAAGCCTTCCGCTGAAATCTTTGAAGCTGTCAAGAGATTGAATAGTCAAAATGAGCTAAGCAGACAGGGTCCTGGTGATGGGGTTTTTTCTTGGGTAAATCCTGCATCTACCTCCCAGGCACCACAGAAACCTTTCCTTCAGCCAAGAAACGGTTTCAATGGCATGTTTGGACATGAGTCGTCACCCCAGGCGGAGTTGTCAAGATTTTCTGCATCTAAAGGACAGTCAGGCCTACAAGAGGCATCTAGGCCTAATCAAGTACTTGGGATGCTTCCTGGTAGAGATAATAAGTTGTCAGAAAGCTGGGCGACATTGTATTCTGGAAATTCACTAGCACAAGGTAAAAATCCTGACTTTTGTACAGAACAGAATGTGAGGCCTTCCGGTGAATCACGGCCTGCATCTTCGGTTCAGCAGAAGAGCAGAATGTCGGTTCCACCTGACCTGAATGTACAAGTCCAGCCACCGGGCTCCCCTAGTGCTAGTTTACAGATTGGATCCTCGCAGCAGCCAGATTTAGCGTTACAACTCTAA